A single Carnobacterium inhibens subsp. inhibens DSM 13024 DNA region contains:
- a CDS encoding ABC transporter substrate-binding protein, translating into MRTNGMKKKMLLGLATVATGLVLGACGNTEETGTTETINVGILQYMEHDSLSQARKGFISELEDAGYLEGDNLTLNYQNAQGDQANLQSMSESLVGENDVILSIATPAAQSLATVTQEDPILFTAVTDPVDAGLVADNEVPGGNVTGTSDMVPIEEQIALLLSLAKDAKTIGIIYNSSEPNSKIQADLAQEAIEAEGLEVKSLTVTTTNDVQQVMTTLAQEVDAVYIPTDNTLASTMPTVGEIAEKYQLPVVPGSAEMVEAGGLATYGINYEELGRQTAQMALQIIEEGADPAEMPVETSNKLELVINEEVAKSLGIDPESIVLPD; encoded by the coding sequence ATGAGAACAAATGGAATGAAGAAAAAAATGCTTTTAGGATTGGCTACAGTTGCAACCGGATTGGTATTAGGAGCATGTGGCAATACAGAAGAAACAGGAACTACTGAAACAATAAATGTAGGTATATTGCAGTATATGGAACATGATTCTTTGTCTCAAGCACGCAAAGGATTTATTAGCGAGCTAGAGGACGCAGGGTATCTTGAGGGTGATAATTTAACCTTGAATTATCAAAATGCACAAGGAGATCAAGCAAATTTACAAAGTATGAGTGAAAGTTTAGTGGGAGAAAATGATGTGATTTTATCTATTGCAACACCAGCTGCTCAATCATTAGCAACTGTCACACAAGAAGACCCAATTTTATTTACAGCTGTTACAGATCCAGTAGATGCCGGATTAGTTGCGGATAATGAAGTTCCAGGCGGAAACGTAACAGGAACAAGCGATATGGTTCCGATTGAAGAACAAATTGCTTTGCTGTTGTCTCTGGCAAAAGATGCTAAAACCATTGGTATAATTTACAATTCCAGTGAACCTAATTCAAAAATCCAAGCAGATCTAGCACAAGAAGCCATTGAAGCTGAAGGCTTGGAAGTAAAATCGTTGACTGTTACAACTACGAATGATGTACAACAAGTAATGACTACGTTGGCTCAAGAAGTTGATGCTGTATATATTCCAACAGATAATACATTAGCAAGCACAATGCCGACAGTTGGTGAAATTGCTGAAAAATATCAATTGCCAGTAGTTCCAGGTTCTGCAGAAATGGTTGAAGCAGGAGGGCTAGCAACTTATGGTATTAACTATGAAGAACTAGGACGTCAAACAGCACAAATGGCCCTTCAAATCATTGAAGAAGGCGCAGATCCAGCAGAAATGCCAGTTGAAACATCTAACAAATTAGAACTAGTCATTAATGAAGAAGTGGCAAAATCATTAGGTATAGACCCTGAAAGTATTGTATTACCCGACTAA
- a CDS encoding ABC transporter permease has protein sequence MDIILSSISQGLLWSIMAIGVYLTFRILDIADLTAEGSFPLGAAICSVAIVSGISPLVASLMALGGGMIAGVVSGLLHTKLKIPALLTGILTMTALYSINLRILGKANVTLLGQDTLMRTLQSYGLENRLAVLIVGGVAVALVILVLYLFFSTEIGLAIRSTGDNEAMSEANGIHTNTMKILGYMLSNGLISLSGALIAQNNGYADISMGIGTIVIGLASVIIGEVIFHRLSFAKRLVTIAIGSVVYRLIIDLVLQLNVEPQDIKLFSAIILAIALSTPLIKKKSKRVSTKGAKVR, from the coding sequence ATGGATATTATTTTATCAAGTATTTCACAAGGCTTATTATGGTCTATCATGGCTATCGGCGTCTATCTTACCTTTAGAATTTTAGATATTGCAGATTTAACTGCTGAAGGAAGTTTCCCATTAGGGGCAGCGATATGTTCTGTTGCCATCGTATCTGGAATATCTCCTTTGGTAGCGAGTTTAATGGCATTGGGTGGAGGAATGATTGCTGGAGTCGTTTCAGGTTTATTACACACCAAGCTTAAAATTCCTGCTCTATTAACAGGGATTTTAACCATGACGGCCTTATATTCTATCAATCTCAGAATCTTGGGAAAAGCAAACGTCACTCTTTTAGGACAAGATACATTGATGCGGACTCTGCAGTCATACGGTTTAGAAAATCGTTTAGCCGTATTGATTGTTGGCGGGGTAGCAGTTGCACTGGTTATTCTAGTGTTGTATTTATTCTTTAGTACAGAAATAGGATTGGCCATACGTTCTACTGGAGATAATGAAGCGATGAGTGAAGCCAATGGTATTCATACAAATACTATGAAAATTCTAGGATACATGTTGTCTAATGGTTTGATCTCTTTGTCCGGTGCACTTATTGCCCAAAATAATGGATATGCGGATATTAGCATGGGTATTGGAACAATTGTAATTGGGTTAGCTTCAGTCATTATTGGAGAAGTTATTTTCCATCGCTTATCTTTTGCAAAACGCTTAGTAACAATTGCTATTGGGTCAGTTGTTTACCGTTTAATCATTGATTTAGTACTACAGTTAAACGTAGAACCTCAAGATATCAAGTTATTCTCAGCTATCATATTAGCCATAGCTCTTTCTACTCCATTAATTAAAAAGAAATCAAAAAGAGTTAGCACGAAAGGAGCAAAAGTACGATGA
- a CDS encoding ABC transporter ATP-binding protein, whose product MTAILELKNIHKSFEVGTVNENHVLKGIDLTIKKEEFITIIGGNGAGKSTLLNSVAGTYMVDEGAVIINGKDSTYKRTNERAKDIGRVFQDTKMGTATRLTIEENLAVAVNRGKKRGLTLGVKEKQRELFKEQLKFLELGLENRLKMEVGLLSGGQRQALTLLMATIVPPKLLLLDEHTAALDPKTSQMVLKLTDKIVREKRLTAMMITHNMEDAIAHGTRLVMLHNGKIVVDVSGEEKKSLTVPDLLALFQKNSGDTVTEDALILG is encoded by the coding sequence ATGACAGCTATCCTAGAATTGAAAAATATTCATAAAAGTTTTGAAGTAGGAACGGTTAATGAAAATCATGTATTAAAAGGAATAGATTTGACGATAAAAAAAGAAGAATTTATTACAATTATCGGAGGAAATGGAGCTGGAAAATCAACTTTATTAAATAGTGTAGCTGGAACGTATATGGTAGATGAAGGTGCGGTCATTATAAATGGTAAGGATTCTACTTATAAGAGGACTAATGAAAGAGCAAAAGATATTGGACGAGTATTTCAAGATACTAAGATGGGAACTGCAACACGTCTGACGATTGAAGAAAATTTAGCAGTCGCAGTCAATCGAGGAAAAAAAAGAGGGCTAACGTTAGGTGTAAAAGAGAAACAACGGGAATTGTTCAAAGAACAATTAAAATTCTTGGAATTAGGGTTAGAGAACCGGTTGAAAATGGAGGTGGGATTACTGTCGGGAGGACAAAGGCAAGCTTTAACATTGCTGATGGCGACCATAGTCCCACCAAAATTACTTTTATTAGATGAACATACAGCAGCGTTAGATCCAAAAACTAGTCAAATGGTATTAAAGTTAACGGATAAAATTGTTCGTGAAAAAAGATTAACTGCAATGATGATTACGCATAATATGGAAGATGCAATTGCTCATGGAACGAGACTAGTCATGCTTCATAATGGAAAGATAGTAGTAGATGTTTCTGGGGAAGAGAAGAAGAGTCTAACTGTACCAGATTTACTAGCTTTGTTTCAAAAGAACAGTGGCGACACTGTTACAGAAGATGCATTGATACTAGGGTGA